A section of the Dethiosulfovibrio faecalis genome encodes:
- the dapF gene encoding diaminopimelate epimerase, whose amino-acid sequence MIPLNFWKMNGNGNDFVVIDRDGMAYGQLVDLTRRVCRRRRSIGADGVLVVEPSDNSDFRMRVFNSDGSEGEMCGNGARCIARYAFERGVAPFEMSFETIAGIMKARVEGSFVNLDMGEVDLGKGWFGRKVPMAGGEVEADFLIVGVPHLVIYLEDPEKVDREDLIRWGRTLREDRRLFPEGTNVNFVGPVDRRSLKVWTYERGVEDLTDSCGTGSCASAVAAVRRLDLESPVTVCNPGGVNIVTATFREDLCDIVLGGETAVVAKGTIEEEA is encoded by the coding sequence GTGATCCCGTTGAATTTCTGGAAGATGAACGGCAACGGGAACGATTTCGTGGTGATCGACAGGGACGGCATGGCCTACGGACAGCTGGTGGACCTGACCAGACGGGTCTGTCGTAGAAGGAGATCCATAGGAGCCGACGGGGTCTTGGTGGTGGAGCCGTCGGATAACAGCGATTTTAGGATGAGGGTGTTCAACTCGGACGGTTCGGAGGGCGAGATGTGCGGTAACGGCGCCCGCTGCATAGCCCGCTACGCCTTCGAGAGAGGGGTAGCGCCTTTCGAGATGTCTTTCGAGACGATTGCGGGGATAATGAAGGCCAGGGTCGAGGGCAGCTTCGTCAACCTGGATATGGGCGAGGTCGATCTGGGAAAGGGATGGTTCGGTCGAAAGGTGCCTATGGCTGGGGGAGAGGTAGAGGCGGATTTCCTGATCGTAGGAGTGCCTCACCTGGTTATATATCTGGAGGATCCTGAAAAGGTCGACAGAGAGGATCTGATCCGATGGGGCAGAACCCTCCGTGAGGACCGGAGGCTTTTTCCCGAGGGGACCAACGTGAACTTCGTGGGCCCTGTGGACCGGCGGTCTCTTAAGGTTTGGACCTACGAGAGAGGGGTGGAGGATCTGACCGATTCCTGCGGCACCGGTTCCTGTGCCTCTGCCGTTGCGGCGGTCCGACGACTTGACCTGGAGTCGCCCGTAACGGTATGCAATCCCGGAGGGGTCAACATAGTTACGGCCACCTTCAGGGAGGATCTCTGCGATATAGTGCTGGGAGGCGAGACGGCCGTCGTCGCCAAGGGAACCATAGAGGAGGAGGCCTAG